A single window of Taeniopygia guttata chromosome 1, bTaeGut7.mat, whole genome shotgun sequence DNA harbors:
- the SIK1 gene encoding serine/threonine-protein kinase SIK1: MVIMSEFASAPAAAHGQQRPLRVGFYDIERTLGKGNFAVVKLARHRVTKTQVAIKIIDKTRLDPSNLEKIYREVQIMKLLNHPHIIKLYQVMETKDMLYIVTEFAKNGEMFDHLTSNGHLSESEARKKFWQILSAVEYCHSHHIVHRDLKTENLLLDANMNIKLADFGFGNFYKSGEPLSTWCGSPPYAAPEVFEGKEYEGPHLDIWSLGVVLYVLVCGSLPFDGPNLPTLRQRVLEGRFRIPYFMSEDCETLIRRMLVVDPTKRITISQIKQHKWMQADPSLQQQQSLCFSMQNYNSNLGDYNEQVLGIMQTLGIDRQRTVESLQNSSYNHFAAIYYLLLERLKEYWSSQVSTRPAAGRQPRPRSSEIANAEMPQDSLTSETLRSSLLYQQPQSLIQPSLQAEMDCDISNPLQPVFFPVDTNFNGLFRNRSISPNSLLETTISEEVRQEKELEDEIKAFDHPICIPSNTSRRHTLAEVTTHFYQHVPPCIVISSSASPTEGTSSDSCLTSSSNDSSVALSSCLAGQVMTGSPATARMTSPFLASQSDAPVLQAQGCMGGASLLPVSFQEGRRASDTSLTQGLKAFRQQLRKNARAKGFLGLNKIKGFARQVCQSSSSRAARSAMSPFQHTQPNTCMYSSSGSSREGRSLLEEVLQQQRMLQFQHHQLLQTACPHSHTPAASSFPSSDGPGTCKASNSILLSELQRENSFELAFAGSSQLLQPHFFGVSVSPVSSAAHLLDTQLYISGGTVPPLAASFSQQQSFSSPSPSYDSVTLQHGDCEMEDLTSSQLGKFVLVK; the protein is encoded by the exons ATGGTGATCATGTCGGAGTTCGCCTCGGCGCCCGCGGCCGCGCACGGCCAGCAGCGGCCCCTGCGAGTCGGCTTCTACGACATCGAGAGGACCCTGGGGAAAGGCAACTTCGCCGTGGTCAAGCTGGCCCGGCACAGGGTGACCAAGACGCAG gttgcaataaaaataatagacaAAACAAGGTTAGACCCAAGCAATCTGGAGAAGATTTATAGAGAAGTTCAGATAATGAAGCTTTTGAATCATCCCCACATTATCAAGCTATATCAG GTTATGGAGACAAAGGATATGCTGTACATTGTTACTGAGTTTGCAAAGAATGGAGAAATGTTTG ATCACCTGACCTCCAACGGGCACTTGAGCGAGAGCGAAGCACGGAAGAAGTTCTGGCAGATTCTCTCAGCAGTGGAATATTGTCACAGCCACCACATCGTGCACAGAGATCTCAAAACAGAGAACCTCCTGCTGGATGCTAACATGAATATCAAATTAGCAG ACTTTGGCTTTGGAAACTTTTACAAATCGGGAGAGCCCCTCTCCACTTGGTGTGGAAGCCCACCCTATGCAGCTCCAGAAGTTTTCGAAGGCAAAGAATATGAAGGCCCTCACCTTGATATATGG AGCCTTGGGGTGGTTCTGTACGTCCTTGTCTGCGGTTCTCTGCCTTTTGATGGACCCAATTTACCAACTCTGAGGCAAAGAGTGCTGGAAGGACGGTTCCGCATCCCATACTTCATGTCCGAAg ACTGTGAAACACTAATCCGACGGATGCTGGTTGTGGACCCAACCAAGCGGATAACCATCTCCCAGATAAAGCAGCACAAGTGGATGCAGGCTGACCCctcccttcagcagcagcagtcctTGTGCTTCTCCATGCAAAACTACAACTCCAACCTGGGCGACTACAACGAGCAGGTCCTTGGCATCATGCAAACCCTTGGCATCGACAGGCAGAGGACTGTAGAG TCTCTGCAGAACAGCAGCTACAACCATTTTGCTGCCATTTATTACCTGCTCCTGGAGCGCCTCAAGGAGTACTGGAGCAGCCAGGTGTCCACCCGGCCGGCAGCCGGCCGGCAGCCGCGGCCCAGGAGCTCCGAGATCGCCAACGCCGAG ATGCCTCAGGACAGTCTCACTAGTGAAACCCTGCGATCATCTCTGCTTTACCAGCAACCTCAGAGCTTGATTCAGCCATCTTTGCAGGCAGAAATGGACTGTGACATAAGCAATCCATTACAG CCTGTGTTCTTCCCTGTGGATACCAACTTCAATGGGCTCTTCCGGAACCGCTCCATCTCCCCGAACAGCCTGCTGGAGACCACCATCAGTGAGGAAGTGAGGCAAGAGAAGGAGCTGGAAGATGAAATTAAGGCATTTGACCACCCCATCTGCATCCCGAGCAACACCAGCAGGAGGCACACCCTGGCTGAAGTGACCACCCATTTCTATCAGCATGTCCCTCCAT GTATAGTCATTTcctcctctgccagccccacagagggAACTAGCTCAGACAGCTGCCTTACTTCATCTTCAAATGACAGCTcagtggccctgagcagctGTTTGGCAGGTCAAGTAATGACGGGGAGCCCGGCCACAGCGAGGATGACGTCGCCTTTCCTCGCTTCCCAGTCTGACGCTCCCGTCTTACAAGCCCAGGGCTGCATGGGAGGTGCTTCTCTCCTGCCTGTCAGCTTCCAAGAAGGAAGGAGAGCATCTGATACCTCATTAACTCAAG GCTTGAAGGCTTTTAGGCAGCAGCTGCGGAAGAACGCTCGAGCCAAGGGGTTCCTCGGCCTGAATAAAATCAAAGGCTTTGCTCGGCAGGTGTGTCAGTCCTCCTCCTCTCGGGCAGCAAGGAGTGCCATGAGCCCTTTCCAGCACACTCAGCCCAACACCTGCATGTACAgcagcagcgggagcagcagagaggggagAAGCCTCCtggaggaggtgctgcagcagcagag AATGCTCCAGTTCCAGCATCACCAACTACTCCAAACAGCTTGTCCCCACTCCCACACACCTGCAGCAAGCAGCTTCCCCTCCTCTGACGGGCCGGGTACCTGCAAAGCCTCCAACTCCATCCTGCTGTCAGAGCTGCAAAGAGAGAACTCCTTTGAGCTGGCCTTCGCTGGCAGCAGCCAACTGCTCCAACCTCACTTCTTCGGGGTGAGCGTGTCCCCGGTGTCGTCGGCCGCTCACCTGCTGGACACGCAGCTGTACATCAGCGGTGGCACCGTGCCCCCGCTGGCCGCCAgcttctcccagcagcagagcttctCCTCGCCCTCCCCCAGCTACGACAGCGTCACCCTGCAGCACGGGGACTGCGAGATGGAGGACCTGACTTCCAGCCAGCTGGGCAAGTTCGTGctggtcaagtga